A single Meles meles chromosome 20, mMelMel3.1 paternal haplotype, whole genome shotgun sequence DNA region contains:
- the MAU2 gene encoding MAU2 chromatid cohesion factor homolog isoform X2 produces the protein MAAQAAAAAQAAAAQAAQAEAAESWYLALLGFAEHFRTSSPPKIRLCVHCLQAVFPFKPPQRIEARTHLQLGSVLYHHTKNSEQARSHLEKAWLISQQIQQFEDVKFEAASLLSELYCQENSVDAAKPLLRKAIQISQQTPYWHCRLLFQLAQLHTLEKDLVSACDLLGVGAEYARVVGSEYTRALFLLSKGMLLLMERKLQEVHPLLTLCGQIVENWQGNPIQKESLRVFFLVLQVTHYLDAGQVKSVKPCLKQLQQCIQTISTLHDDEILPSNPADLFHWLPKEHMCVLVYLVTVMHSMQAGYLEKAQKYTDKALMQLEKLKMLDCSPILSSFQVILLEHIIMCRLVTGHKATALQEISQVCQLCQQSPRLFSNHAAQLHTLLGLYCVSVNCMDNAEAQFTTALRLTNHQELWAFIVTNLASVYIREGNRHQELYSLLERINPDHSFPVSSHCLRAAAFYVRGLFSFFQGRYNEAKRFLRETLKMSNAEDLNRLTACSLVLLGHIFYVLGNHRESNNMVVPAMQLASKIPDMSVQLWSSALLRDLNKACGNAMDAHEAAQMHQNFSQQLLQDHIEACSLPEHNLITWTDGPPPVQFQAQNGPNTSLASLL, from the exons ATGGCGGCTCAAGCGGCGGCTGCGGCCCAGGCGGCGGCGGCCCAGGCAGCGCAGGCAGAGGCGGCCGAGTCGTGGTACCTGGCACTTCTGGGCTTCGCCGAGCACTTCCGAACTTCCAGCCCTCCCAAGATCCGCTTGTGTGTGCACTGCCTGCAGGCCGTGTTCCCCTTCAAGCCCCCGCAGCGCATCGAGGCCCGCACGCACTTGCAGCTCGGTTCCGTGCTCTACCACCACACCAAGAACAGCGAGCAGGCGCGCAGCCACCTGGAGAAGGCG tggttGATATCGCAGCAA ATCCAACAGTTTGAAGATGTTAAATTTGAAGCAGCAAGTCTCTTGTCTGAGTTATACTGTCAAGAG AATTCCGTAGACGCAGCAAAGCCACTGCTGCGGAAAGCGATCCAGATCTCACAGCAGACTCCATACTGGCACTGCCGCCTGCTCTTCCAGCTCGCT CAACTGCACACTCTTGAGAAGGACCTGGTGTCAGCCTGCGACCTCCTGGGCGTGGGGGCTGAGTACGCCCGGGTGGTGGGATCCGAGTACACACG GGCCCTGttcctgctcagcaaaggaaTG CTGCTGCTGATGGAGCGCAAGTTACAGGAAGTGCACCCGCTGCTGACCCTCTGTGGACAGATAGTTGAGAACTGGCAAGGGAACCCTATCCAGAAGGAGTCTCTGCGTGTCTTCTTCCTGGTCCTCCAGGTGACCCACTACTTGGATGCCGGGCAG GTGAAGAGTGTGAAGCCATGCTTGAAGCAGCTGCAGCAGTGCATCCAGACCATCTCCACGCTGCATGATGATGAGATCCTGCCCAGCAACCCTGCCGACCTCTTCCACTGGCTGCCCAAGGAGCACATGTGTGTGCTGGTCTACCTG GTGACCGTGATGCACTCCATGCAGGCCGGCTACCTGGAGAAAGCGCAGAAGTACACAGACAAAGCCCTCATGCAGCTGGAGAAGCTCAAAA TGCTTGACTGCAGCCCCATCCTGTCGTCCTTCCAAGTGATCCTGCTCGAGCACATCATCATGTGCAGGCTTGTCACGGGACACAAGGCCACCGCGCTGCAGGAG ATCTCCCAGGTCTGCCAGCTGTGCCAGCAGTCCCCCCGGCTCTTCTCCAACCACGCGGCACAGCTGCACACACTGCTG GGCCTGTACTGCGTCTCCGTCAACTGCATGGACAACGCAGAAGCCCAGTTTACCACAGCCCTGCGG CTCACCAACCACCAGGAGCTGTGGGCTTTCATCGTGACCAATTTGGCGAGTGTGTATATACGGGAAGGAAATAGACACCAAGAG CTATACAGTTTGTTGGAAAGGATCAATCCGGACCATAGCTTCCCTGTCAG CTCACACTGCCTGCGAGCAGCAGCTTTCTACGTGCGCGgactcttctccttcttccagggACGCTACAATGAGGCCAA GCGATTTCTTCGAGAAACTCTGAAGATGTCCAATGCAGAGGACCTGAACCGGCTCACAGCCTGCTCCCTTGTGCTCCTAGGCCACATCTTCTATGTGCTGGGGAACCACAGa GAGAGTAACAACATGGTGGTGCCTGCCATGCAGCTGGCCAGCAAGATCCCAGACATGTCTGTGCAGCTGTGGTCCTCAGCCCTGCTGAGAG ACCTGAACAAGGCCTGCGGGAATGCCATGGACGCCCACGAAGCCGCCCAGATGCACCAGAACTTCTCCCAGCAACTGCTCCAGGACCACATTGAAGCTTGCAGTCTCCCTGAACACAACCTCATCACG TGGACGGACGGCCCACCCCCCGTGCAGTTCCAAGCTCAGAATGGACCCAATACGAGCCTGGCCAGCCTCCTGTGA
- the MAU2 gene encoding MAU2 chromatid cohesion factor homolog isoform X1: MAAQAAAAAQAAAAQAAQAEAAESWYLALLGFAEHFRTSSPPKIRLCVHCLQAVFPFKPPQRIEARTHLQLGSVLYHHTKNSEQARSHLEKAWLISQQIQQFEDVKFEAASLLSELYCQENSVDAAKPLLRKAIQISQQTPYWHCRLLFQLAQLHTLEKDLVSACDLLGVGAEYARVVGSEYTRALFLLSKGMLLLMERKLQEVHPLLTLCGQIVENWQGNPIQKESLRVFFLVLQVTHYLDAGQVKSVKPCLKQLQQCIQTISTLHDDEILPSNPADLFHWLPKEHMCVLVYLVTVMHSMQAGYLEKAQKYTDKALMQLEKLKMLDCSPILSSFQVILLEHIIMCRLVTGHKATALQEISQVCQLCQQSPRLFSNHAAQLHTLLGLYCVSVNCMDNAEAQFTTALRLTNHQELWAFIVTNLASVYIREGNRHQEVLYSLLERINPDHSFPVSSHCLRAAAFYVRGLFSFFQGRYNEAKRFLRETLKMSNAEDLNRLTACSLVLLGHIFYVLGNHRESNNMVVPAMQLASKIPDMSVQLWSSALLRDLNKACGNAMDAHEAAQMHQNFSQQLLQDHIEACSLPEHNLITWTDGPPPVQFQAQNGPNTSLASLL; encoded by the exons ATGGCGGCTCAAGCGGCGGCTGCGGCCCAGGCGGCGGCGGCCCAGGCAGCGCAGGCAGAGGCGGCCGAGTCGTGGTACCTGGCACTTCTGGGCTTCGCCGAGCACTTCCGAACTTCCAGCCCTCCCAAGATCCGCTTGTGTGTGCACTGCCTGCAGGCCGTGTTCCCCTTCAAGCCCCCGCAGCGCATCGAGGCCCGCACGCACTTGCAGCTCGGTTCCGTGCTCTACCACCACACCAAGAACAGCGAGCAGGCGCGCAGCCACCTGGAGAAGGCG tggttGATATCGCAGCAA ATCCAACAGTTTGAAGATGTTAAATTTGAAGCAGCAAGTCTCTTGTCTGAGTTATACTGTCAAGAG AATTCCGTAGACGCAGCAAAGCCACTGCTGCGGAAAGCGATCCAGATCTCACAGCAGACTCCATACTGGCACTGCCGCCTGCTCTTCCAGCTCGCT CAACTGCACACTCTTGAGAAGGACCTGGTGTCAGCCTGCGACCTCCTGGGCGTGGGGGCTGAGTACGCCCGGGTGGTGGGATCCGAGTACACACG GGCCCTGttcctgctcagcaaaggaaTG CTGCTGCTGATGGAGCGCAAGTTACAGGAAGTGCACCCGCTGCTGACCCTCTGTGGACAGATAGTTGAGAACTGGCAAGGGAACCCTATCCAGAAGGAGTCTCTGCGTGTCTTCTTCCTGGTCCTCCAGGTGACCCACTACTTGGATGCCGGGCAG GTGAAGAGTGTGAAGCCATGCTTGAAGCAGCTGCAGCAGTGCATCCAGACCATCTCCACGCTGCATGATGATGAGATCCTGCCCAGCAACCCTGCCGACCTCTTCCACTGGCTGCCCAAGGAGCACATGTGTGTGCTGGTCTACCTG GTGACCGTGATGCACTCCATGCAGGCCGGCTACCTGGAGAAAGCGCAGAAGTACACAGACAAAGCCCTCATGCAGCTGGAGAAGCTCAAAA TGCTTGACTGCAGCCCCATCCTGTCGTCCTTCCAAGTGATCCTGCTCGAGCACATCATCATGTGCAGGCTTGTCACGGGACACAAGGCCACCGCGCTGCAGGAG ATCTCCCAGGTCTGCCAGCTGTGCCAGCAGTCCCCCCGGCTCTTCTCCAACCACGCGGCACAGCTGCACACACTGCTG GGCCTGTACTGCGTCTCCGTCAACTGCATGGACAACGCAGAAGCCCAGTTTACCACAGCCCTGCGG CTCACCAACCACCAGGAGCTGTGGGCTTTCATCGTGACCAATTTGGCGAGTGTGTATATACGGGAAGGAAATAGACACCAAGAGGTA CTATACAGTTTGTTGGAAAGGATCAATCCGGACCATAGCTTCCCTGTCAG CTCACACTGCCTGCGAGCAGCAGCTTTCTACGTGCGCGgactcttctccttcttccagggACGCTACAATGAGGCCAA GCGATTTCTTCGAGAAACTCTGAAGATGTCCAATGCAGAGGACCTGAACCGGCTCACAGCCTGCTCCCTTGTGCTCCTAGGCCACATCTTCTATGTGCTGGGGAACCACAGa GAGAGTAACAACATGGTGGTGCCTGCCATGCAGCTGGCCAGCAAGATCCCAGACATGTCTGTGCAGCTGTGGTCCTCAGCCCTGCTGAGAG ACCTGAACAAGGCCTGCGGGAATGCCATGGACGCCCACGAAGCCGCCCAGATGCACCAGAACTTCTCCCAGCAACTGCTCCAGGACCACATTGAAGCTTGCAGTCTCCCTGAACACAACCTCATCACG TGGACGGACGGCCCACCCCCCGTGCAGTTCCAAGCTCAGAATGGACCCAATACGAGCCTGGCCAGCCTCCTGTGA